A genomic stretch from Hydrogenispora ethanolica includes:
- a CDS encoding carbohydrate ABC transporter permease, protein MKKSLWRSLLNSPKAVPYFFVAPFVLSFLLFYLYPFIATIQMSFQRIAGFGDVTFIGWSNYGRLLNEHFFNALRTTSQYTFWTILVLVPLPILLAVLVNHKRVRFTGFFKSALFIPALTSVIVAGIFFRYSFGEQATTLANAVTGLFGMKPITWLQIKGPAMFALVLLCTWRWLGVNMVYFLSGLQGISQELYEAAEIDGAGAWDRFRCITLPGLKPVIIYVITISVYGGFSMFAESYAFWKTATPGDIGMTIVSYIYQMGFNNFDMGFASAIGITLVILVMLVNLIQLTCFGFFKKDSD, encoded by the coding sequence ATGAAAAAATCGTTATGGCGCTCCCTTTTGAACTCACCCAAGGCGGTGCCGTATTTCTTCGTGGCCCCCTTCGTCCTCTCCTTCCTGCTGTTTTATCTGTACCCGTTCATCGCCACGATCCAAATGAGCTTTCAGCGGATCGCCGGCTTTGGCGACGTGACCTTCATCGGCTGGTCCAATTACGGGCGGCTGCTCAACGAACATTTCTTCAATGCGCTGCGCACCACCAGCCAATACACCTTCTGGACCATTCTGGTGCTGGTGCCGCTGCCCATCCTGCTGGCGGTGCTGGTCAACCACAAGCGTGTCCGGTTCACCGGCTTTTTCAAATCCGCGCTGTTCATTCCGGCGCTGACCTCGGTCATCGTGGCCGGCATCTTCTTTCGCTATTCCTTCGGCGAGCAGGCGACCACCCTGGCCAATGCGGTCACCGGACTCTTCGGCATGAAGCCCATCACCTGGCTGCAGATCAAAGGCCCGGCCATGTTCGCCCTAGTCCTGCTCTGCACCTGGCGCTGGCTGGGCGTGAACATGGTCTATTTCTTATCGGGGCTGCAGGGGATCTCCCAGGAATTGTACGAGGCGGCGGAGATCGACGGCGCGGGCGCCTGGGACCGCTTCCGTTGCATTACGCTGCCCGGCTTGAAACCGGTGATCATTTACGTGATCACCATCAGCGTCTACGGCGGATTCTCGATGTTCGCCGAGAGTTACGCCTTTTGGAAAACGGCCACCCCCGGCGATATCGGGATGACCATCGTCTCCTACATCTATCAGATGGGTTTCAACAATTTCGACATGGGTTTCGCCTCGGCCATCGGAATTACGCTGGTCATTCTGGTGATGCTGGTCAATCTGATCCAGTTGACCTGTTTTGGATTCTTCAAGAAGGATAGTGATTAA
- a CDS encoding ABC transporter substrate-binding protein produces the protein MRRITAWLLILIVALAMAFPGYAAPKATTLTFWTFQELHKGFWDDAVATWNKAHPAQPIALKTEVYNYDEMHNKLLVALQSGVGAPDLADIEISKFANYLKGKTPQLVSLNSIVKPVLSKCIKARFDNYAKNGQYYGVDYHVGATVMYYNKEYLDKAGVDANKILTWDDYVAAGKKVVAATGKPMTTVEVTEQWTFYPLLSQYGSDIFAKNGKVILDSPANVKVLTFLKDMIYKDKIAIPAPGGYHHSEEYWAFMNKGGAASLMMPMWYMGRFVQYMPDLKGKMIIRPLPAWKKGGNRSAGMGGTGTVITAQSKNKALALKLMAAAKLSKEGAIKTWTLLGFDPIRWDVWSDPAMKADNQYTNYFGKDIFNMLTDIKDEIGPTVITEKYPLAIDLIKKNVSFKALKEQSATPEQVLKEVADELRK, from the coding sequence ATGAGAAGAATTACCGCATGGTTGTTAATTCTTATCGTCGCGCTGGCCATGGCCTTCCCGGGCTACGCCGCTCCCAAAGCGACCACCCTGACGTTCTGGACCTTCCAGGAGTTGCACAAGGGCTTCTGGGATGACGCGGTAGCGACCTGGAACAAGGCGCATCCGGCCCAGCCCATCGCCCTGAAGACCGAGGTCTACAACTACGATGAGATGCACAACAAACTGTTGGTGGCGTTGCAATCCGGCGTGGGCGCTCCCGACCTGGCCGACATCGAGATCAGCAAATTCGCCAACTACCTGAAAGGTAAGACTCCGCAACTCGTCTCTTTAAACAGCATCGTCAAACCGGTGCTCTCCAAATGTATCAAAGCCCGTTTCGACAACTACGCCAAGAACGGCCAATACTACGGCGTCGATTACCATGTGGGCGCCACCGTCATGTATTATAACAAAGAGTACCTGGACAAAGCCGGCGTGGACGCCAACAAGATCCTGACTTGGGACGATTACGTGGCGGCCGGTAAAAAAGTGGTCGCCGCCACCGGCAAACCCATGACCACCGTGGAAGTCACCGAACAATGGACTTTCTATCCCCTGCTCAGCCAGTACGGTTCGGATATCTTCGCCAAAAACGGCAAGGTCATTCTGGACTCCCCGGCCAATGTGAAAGTGCTGACCTTCTTGAAGGACATGATTTACAAAGACAAGATCGCCATCCCGGCCCCCGGCGGCTATCATCACTCCGAAGAGTACTGGGCGTTCATGAATAAAGGCGGCGCCGCTTCGCTGATGATGCCGATGTGGTACATGGGACGGTTCGTCCAATATATGCCCGACCTGAAAGGCAAAATGATCATCCGTCCGCTGCCGGCCTGGAAGAAGGGCGGCAACCGCTCCGCCGGCATGGGCGGCACCGGAACCGTCATCACGGCCCAGTCCAAAAATAAAGCGCTGGCCCTCAAATTGATGGCCGCCGCCAAACTCTCCAAGGAAGGCGCGATCAAGACCTGGACGCTGTTGGGCTTCGACCCGATCCGTTGGGACGTCTGGAGCGATCCGGCCATGAAGGCTGACAACCAGTACACCAACTACTTTGGCAAGGACATCTTCAACATGCTGACCGATATCAAGGATGAGATCGGACCGACGGTGATCACCGAGAAATATCCGCTGGCCATCGACCTGATCAAGAAAAACGTGAGCTTCAAGGCTCTGAAGGAACAGAGCGCCACTCCGGAGCAGGTATTGAAGGAAGTCGCCGACGAACTCCGGAAATAA
- a CDS encoding SGNH/GDSL hydrolase family protein: MKTILCYGDSNTWGSDPGGGARFDPETRWPGVLRRALGDGYRVIEEGLGGRTTVWNDPIEGYKNGKEYLIPCLDTHQPLDLVIIMLGTNDLKHRFSLTAFDIAQGAGVLVEVVQNSRAGRDAGPPRVLLLAPPPVATLHERFQEMFKGAAAKSRQFGKYYRQVAAERGCDLLDTAELVRSSELDGIHLEPGEHAKLGLAVAERVRLILPD; encoded by the coding sequence ATGAAGACGATTCTCTGCTATGGCGACTCCAACACCTGGGGCAGCGATCCCGGGGGCGGGGCCCGTTTTGACCCGGAGACGCGCTGGCCGGGAGTGCTCCGCCGGGCGCTCGGCGACGGATACCGGGTCATCGAGGAAGGCCTCGGCGGCCGGACCACGGTCTGGAATGATCCGATCGAGGGCTACAAGAACGGCAAGGAATATTTGATACCCTGCCTGGACACGCACCAGCCGCTCGACCTGGTCATCATCATGCTGGGCACCAATGATTTGAAACACCGCTTCTCCCTGACGGCCTTCGATATCGCCCAGGGCGCGGGCGTGCTGGTGGAGGTGGTTCAAAACTCCCGGGCCGGACGGGACGCAGGGCCGCCCCGGGTGTTATTGCTGGCCCCGCCGCCGGTGGCTACATTACATGAGCGTTTTCAGGAGATGTTCAAAGGCGCCGCGGCGAAGTCGCGGCAGTTCGGGAAGTACTACCGCCAGGTGGCGGCGGAACGGGGCTGCGATCTGCTGGATACGGCGGAGCTGGTCCGTTCGAGCGAGCTGGACGGGATCCATCTCGAACCGGGCGAGCATGCCAAGCTGGGGCTGGCAGTGGCCGAGCGGGTCCGGCTGATATTGCCGGACTAA
- a CDS encoding carbohydrate kinase family protein gives MSQPEVVVVGGINVDLKGQTSGRFELRTSNPGTLQATPGGVGRNIAENLARLDVAVTLLSAVGADPEGERIVRETAAAGVDLRHLLQLETERTGTYIALLDRDGELVAALADMAVLDRLSVEYLQSKLALFRAARYIVCDANIPEAAIAFLSAFSRMSGVPLAVEPVSVVKAQRVAAHCGGISLLTPNLDELAALTGTEPERRTVARSAQVLVDRGVATVITTLGEAGLCCTTQAGSLLLGSYPATVAEVTGAGDALTAGVIYGLVRGMELAEACRRGLAAAALTVAAPETVNPRLSRAQVEALAAAPPVRP, from the coding sequence ATGAGCCAGCCCGAAGTGGTGGTGGTCGGCGGGATCAATGTCGATCTCAAAGGCCAAACCAGCGGCCGGTTTGAGCTGCGCACCTCCAATCCCGGAACCCTGCAAGCCACCCCCGGCGGGGTGGGCCGCAATATCGCCGAAAACCTGGCCCGGCTGGACGTGGCGGTGACCCTGCTGAGCGCCGTCGGCGCCGACCCGGAAGGGGAACGGATCGTCCGGGAGACCGCCGCGGCCGGCGTCGATCTCCGGCATCTGCTCCAGCTGGAAACCGAACGGACCGGAACCTATATCGCCCTGCTCGATCGGGACGGCGAGCTGGTGGCGGCGCTGGCCGACATGGCCGTGCTCGACCGGCTCAGCGTGGAGTATCTCCAGTCCAAGCTGGCTCTGTTTCGCGCCGCCCGCTATATCGTCTGCGACGCCAACATTCCCGAAGCGGCCATCGCTTTTCTGAGCGCCTTTTCCCGGATGTCCGGGGTGCCCCTGGCGGTCGAGCCAGTATCGGTGGTCAAGGCGCAACGGGTCGCCGCCCATTGCGGCGGGATCAGCCTCCTCACGCCCAACCTGGACGAATTGGCGGCGCTGACGGGAACGGAGCCGGAGCGCCGGACGGTGGCGCGGAGCGCTCAAGTGCTGGTGGACCGGGGCGTGGCCACGGTCATCACCACCCTGGGCGAGGCCGGCCTCTGCTGCACCACCCAAGCCGGCAGTCTCCTGCTGGGGAGCTACCCCGCGACGGTGGCGGAAGTGACCGGAGCCGGCGACGCGCTGACCGCCGGGGTCATCTATGGGCTGGTGCGCGGGATGGAGCTGGCGGAGGCCTGCCGGCGCGGCCTGGCCGCGGCCGCGCTCACGGTTGCCGCGCCGGAGACGGTGAACCCGCGGCTCAGCCGCGCCCAGGTCGAAGCGCTCGCCGCCGCGCCGCCCGTCCGGCCATGA
- a CDS encoding pseudouridine-5'-phosphate glycosidase, which produces MADFAKYLDIHPEVAAALAGNRPVVALESTIISHGMPYPENLNTAKQLEAIIRENGAVPATIAIMAGRITVGLNEEQLQQLATAHDVLKVSRRDIPYAVALGKTGATTVAATMIGAALAGVRFFATGGIGGVHRGAAQSMDISADLTELAQTSVAVICAGAKSILDIGLTLEKLETLGVPVLGYQTTEFPAFYNRKSGYGVDYPVATPEECARILQAKWELGLDGGVVIANPVPEAFEAPAALIDEAIAAALAEAAAGKVKGKEVTPFLLAKVKELTAGESLETNMALVKNNAELAARIAVAYSGRPR; this is translated from the coding sequence ATGGCAGATTTCGCAAAATATCTTGACATCCATCCGGAGGTGGCGGCGGCCCTGGCCGGGAACCGGCCGGTGGTGGCGCTGGAATCCACCATCATCTCGCACGGGATGCCCTACCCGGAGAACCTGAATACCGCCAAACAGCTGGAGGCCATTATCCGCGAGAATGGCGCCGTGCCCGCCACCATCGCCATCATGGCGGGCCGAATCACCGTCGGCCTGAACGAAGAACAGCTGCAGCAGCTGGCCACGGCCCACGACGTCTTGAAAGTGAGCCGCCGCGACATCCCGTACGCGGTGGCGCTGGGCAAGACCGGCGCGACCACCGTGGCGGCGACCATGATCGGCGCGGCCCTGGCCGGCGTGCGCTTCTTCGCCACCGGCGGAATCGGCGGCGTCCATCGCGGCGCCGCTCAATCCATGGACATCTCGGCCGACCTGACCGAGCTGGCCCAGACCAGCGTGGCGGTGATCTGCGCCGGCGCCAAATCGATCCTGGATATCGGACTGACCCTGGAGAAGCTGGAGACGCTGGGCGTGCCGGTCCTGGGCTATCAGACCACCGAATTTCCGGCCTTTTATAACCGGAAGAGCGGTTACGGCGTGGATTATCCGGTGGCCACCCCGGAGGAATGCGCCCGCATCTTGCAGGCCAAATGGGAACTGGGACTGGACGGCGGGGTGGTGATCGCCAATCCGGTGCCGGAAGCCTTCGAAGCGCCCGCCGCGCTGATCGATGAAGCCATCGCCGCCGCGCTGGCCGAAGCGGCGGCCGGCAAGGTCAAAGGCAAGGAAGTCACGCCCTTCCTGCTCGCCAAAGTCAAGGAGCTCACCGCCGGAGAGAGCCTGGAGACCAATATGGCGCTGGTGAAGAACAACGCCGAACTGGCGGCGCGCATCGCCGTGGCCTATAGCGGCCGGCCGCGCTGA
- a CDS encoding LrgB family protein, with the protein MKALWHSPLFGILLSVLAFEIGLFINRRTKLAVLNAYLISVLLIIGVLLHFRISLASFNVGGQFISLFLGPATVVLAVPLYRQLPLLRANIVPIMAGVGAGSVTAVASALVFAKWFGLDPAVGISLVPKSVTTPIGIEVAKELGGITPITVAAIIVSGIAGAVIGPALCRCCGIRDKVAVGIAIGTASHAIGTTKALELGETEGAMSGLAIGIAGLVIVLLAPLLVRLI; encoded by the coding sequence GCTGGCCTTCGAGATCGGGCTCTTCATCAACCGCCGCACTAAGCTCGCGGTGTTGAACGCCTATCTGATCAGCGTGCTCCTAATCATCGGCGTGCTGCTGCATTTCCGGATCAGTCTGGCCTCATTCAACGTTGGCGGCCAATTCATCTCATTGTTCCTGGGACCGGCCACGGTGGTCCTGGCGGTGCCCCTCTACCGGCAACTGCCGCTGCTGAGGGCGAATATCGTTCCGATCATGGCCGGAGTCGGAGCGGGCAGCGTCACCGCGGTGGCCAGCGCCCTGGTCTTTGCCAAATGGTTCGGCCTGGACCCGGCGGTGGGCATTTCGCTGGTTCCCAAGTCGGTCACCACGCCGATCGGAATCGAGGTCGCCAAGGAGCTGGGCGGCATTACCCCGATCACGGTCGCCGCCATCATCGTCAGCGGCATCGCCGGCGCGGTGATCGGGCCGGCGCTCTGCAGGTGCTGCGGGATCCGCGACAAAGTGGCCGTGGGAATCGCCATCGGCACCGCCTCCCACGCCATCGGGACCACCAAAGCGCTGGAACTGGGCGAGACCGAGGGAGCCATGAGCGGACTGGCCATCGGCATCGCCGGGCTGGTCATCGTGTTGCTGGCGCCGCTGCTGGTCCGGCTGATCTGA